The Microcystis panniformis FACHB-1757 region ATTCTTCAAAGCTTTTAATGGTGGCATTCTGAGAAAATTCGGCACTGGGAGGAAACAGCCGATTTTCCTGTAGGATCGATTCGATCGCTATTTCTGTCATACTGGCAAACGAAATAAATTATCTTGCGATCCAGATTACCTTTTTCGGTTCCCCCCGTAACCCCGGCAAGCAATTCTTTAAGGCTATTTTAGAATTGCCCGATCCCTGACTAGCGATCGCCATTTGGCCCCAAGTGTTACAGAGTTTAAAGTTATGTCACCGATCGAGCGATGAACAGATCGCTGTAAGGTAAACTAACCGATAAACCCGAAATTTAACATGGAGAACACTCGGTAAGGAGTCATAATTCGATGTCTCATAGCGTTAAAATTTACGATACCTGTATCGGTTGCACCCAATGCGTTCGGGCTTGTCCCCTCGACGTGCTGGAAATGGTTCCTTGGGATGGCTGTAAAGCTGCCCAGATTGCCTCCTCCCCCCGCACGGAAGACTGTATTGGTTGCAAACGTTGCGAAACCGCTTGTCCGACGGATTTCTTAAGCATTCGGGTTTATCTCGGAGCAGAAACCACCCGCAGTATGGGTCTAGCCTACTAGGCCTGGCAATCATTCTGTGTTTAACATTTAGCGAAAACTAATCTTGTTAAGAGGACTAACCAGTCCTCTTTTTTCGTTATACTCCCTTCGCTAGTTAGGGCTGGCTGAAAAAATCGGGGCGAAGCATTCGGATAGAAAATCTACGGTTTCACCGATAAGTTATTGCCCGAATGCTTCGCCCCTACAGGACGCAATCGCCGATCAAGATGCAAGGTTTTTGAGCCACTAGCTTTAAAATCTTGCACCTGCCTCGCCAAACAGGCCCCAAACCCCTTACCTCGTCTATATTTCACATTTATTCAGCAGACCCTAGTTAGGTAATTCCCCAAAAAGTTGACGATATTTTTGCAGTTTTGCCTCC contains the following coding sequences:
- the psaC gene encoding photosystem I iron-sulfur center protein PsaC → MSHSVKIYDTCIGCTQCVRACPLDVLEMVPWDGCKAAQIASSPRTEDCIGCKRCETACPTDFLSIRVYLGAETTRSMGLAY